A window from Drosophila yakuba strain Tai18E2 chromosome 3L, Prin_Dyak_Tai18E2_2.1, whole genome shotgun sequence encodes these proteins:
- the LOC6533742 gene encoding vascular endothelial zinc finger 1: MNFTPFGNTFPGNIPGLPQFTTSTAPLVSTVTAAVTDVTVTGTNNPQQQQQQDAASGSNRYQQQQQQQVTHFGQATMTAGQGSSGNKFRGGQEDALQGDKYNGHLVASSQQQQQQQQQQQTQYATVAYASATATSAAADALQAGTSGQQQQQQMQQQQVTAPQELTQDLCNAILQQQVLQNTSWQTLTPGTTVADYLSHLPANTLPLSLHHFLKYSAETIKKENQQNVVLQVQTGPAIGINTLGTTTISIPQQEQLTLQPQQQATLQVQTQAAVTATATTATTAGGSGGTSGKKKKRKKRNKDRKTKLRPGEIRLGTALDGSPLYMCPECHVAYPEPELLEVHLVGHNLEKRYVCDICQASLKRKDHLTRHKQSHNPERPYICTVCLKAFKRKEQLSLHFVIHSGEKRHQCGECGKGFYRKDHLRKHTRSHIARRVKAELNSHVRRENGTSMLQPVVTEATTAALQHANQLASAQQQLQQQQQQQQQQQQQQQHHIVITQQQPTTQQQQQQTSQQQQQQQQQMIN; the protein is encoded by the exons ATGAACTTCACCCCGTTTGGCAACACCTTTCCCGGCAACATTCCCGGCCTGCCGCAATTCACGACGAGCACAGCTCCGCTGGTTTCCACTGTGACTGCCGCCGTCACGGATGTGACTGTGACGGGCACCAATaatccgcagcagcaacagcagcaggatgcAGCAAGCGGCAGCAATCGgtaccagcaacagcagcagcaacaggtaacgcattttggccaggccaCAATGACGGCGGGCCAGggcagcagtggcaacaaGTTCCGTGGCGGCCAGGAGGATGCGCTCCAGGGTGACAAGTACAATGGCCACTTGGTGGCTTCCtcccagcaacagcagcagcagcagcaacagcagcagacgcAATATGCAACTGTTGCGTATGCAAGTGCAACAGCGACGAGTGCTGCAGCGGATGCACTGCAGGCGGGAACTTccggccagcagcagcagcagcagatgcagcagcaacaggtcACCGCCCCGCAGGAACTCACCCAGGATCTGTGCAACGCCATCCTCCAGCAGCAAG TACTCCAGAATACCTCGTGGCAAACACTGACGCCGGGAACCACAGTTGCCGACTACCTCTCGCATCTTCCAGCCAACACGTTGCCCCTGTCGCTGCACCACTTCCTCAAGTATTCCGCGGAGACGATAAAGAAGGAGAACCAACAGAATGTG GTGCTGCAGGTGCAGACGGGACCAGCCATTGGGATCAACACCCTGGGCACGACAACCATTAGTATACctcagcaggagcagctgacgctgcagccgcagcagcaggcgaCGTTGCAGGTGCAGACGCAGGCGGCGGTCACGGCGACGGCGACAACGGCGACGACGGCCGGCGGATCCGGCGGCACTTCcggcaagaagaagaagcgcaAAAAGCGGAACAAGGACCGGAAAACGAAGCTGCGACCGGGCGAGATTCGTCTGGGCACCGCACTCGACGGCAGTCCGCTGTACATGTGTCCCGAATGCCATGTGGCGTATCCGGAGCCGGAGCTGCTCGAAGTGCATCTGGTGGGCCACAACCTGGAGAAGCGCTACGTGTGCGACATCTGCCAGGCGTCGCTGAAGCGCAAGGATCACCTCACCCGCCACAAACAGTCGCACAATCCGGAACGACCCTACATCTGCACCGTGTGCCTGAAGGCCTTCAAGCGGAAGGAGCAACTGAGTCTGCACTTTGTCATCCATTCCGGCGAGAAGCGCCACCAGTGCGGCGAGTGCGGCAAGGGCTTCTACCGCAAGGATCATCTGCGCAAACACACCCGCTCCCACATCGCTCGCCGCGTCAAGGCCGAGCTGAACAGCCATGTGCGGCGCGAGAATGGCACCAGTATGTTGCAACCTGTCGTCACGGAGGCAACAACGGCGGCCCTGCAACATGCCAACCAGCTGGCCAGCGcacagcagcagttgcagcagcaacagcaacagcagcagcagcagcaacaacagcagcaacatcacaTTGTGATCACGCAGCAGCAACCGACaacgcagcaacagcagcaacagacttcgcagcagcagcagcagcaacagcagcaaatgATAAATTAG
- the LOC6533743 gene encoding OTU domain-containing protein 5-A isoform X1, whose amino-acid sequence MTIKPVSAPPSAKRVAGNVDPDNKEAQVVVVEQSVVSQTHNHAHNHRNVVIDGQSPQRRGEVYDELARTHRCSPHKSTRSKRRDHHEAHAHLYKRDRLEREKLVHPTAAAGSGAPGVSGSKCNSPPLASTSGSSSPSAVGRNSPEHLGLGCTTVPTAQVQMSPATAAANLLKTVEETFSGYNSGDEHLQPKERLIPVEEWQRRDLEFAKCMEQRGYELKPVEEDGACLFRSISLQIYGDEEMHDVIRQHTMDYIHENREYFGQFVTEDINSYIQRKRARDAHGNHIEIQAISEIYSRTVEVYCYQSNPINIFNSEQSQAGYPPLRLSYQRGSHYNAILDPYNATVGVGLGLAGYKPEIQTKEAARLSEQLEIEQTMFEDKLKTTDWEATNEAIEEQIARESYLQWCRENMQRSRSSNTAAGSATSSTVTSAEALTDSDASPSKYSVCGGTGSSSNPPVTLTSGSGGDGTGPAFSLSPKTLSQFSHKLPPEVNELGGYDSDATDMSSTSSVGHCGGSSSPSTAASQRSGKGSKSQRRTTALRKKRRHETREAPLASKSSFLPCSAEALEAPLRKSPKRDSAPSVARANTPEAEQRPSTSKQSSHSPQKSGDGQSPREKSYSSFYQELLEASYANEGANESEMLQQAIQMSTRDYMEDQKRKFLCGP is encoded by the exons ATGACAATCAAGCCAGTGAGCGCACCACCGAGCGCCAAACGCGTAGCTGGAAATGTGGATCCCGATAACAAGGAGGCCCAGGTGGTTGTGGTGGAGCAGTCGGTGGTCAGCCAGACCCATAATCATGCCCACAACCACCGTAACGTCGTCATCGATGGGCAG AGCCCCCAGAGGCGTGGCGAGGTCTACGACGAACTGGCACGCACCCATCGCTGCAGCCCACACAAGAG CACACGCTCGAAGCGTCGAGATCACCACGAAGCGCATGCACACCTGTATAAGCGCGATCGTCTGGAGCGCGAGAAACTAGTCCATCCGACGGCAGCGGCGGGCAGCGGAGCACCTGGTGTATCTGGCAGTAAATGCAACAGTCCACCATTGGCCTCAACTTCTGGCAGTAGCAGTCCGTCGGCGGTGGGCAGAAACTCACCCGAACACTTGGGACTGGGTTGCACCACGGTGCCCACAGCTCAGGTCCAGATGTCTCCGGCTACGGCGGCAGCCAATTTGCTCAAAACAGTGGAGGAAACCTTTTCCGGTTACAATAGCGGCGATGAGCATCTACAGCCCAAGGAGCGATTGATTCCAGTGGAAGAGTGGCAGCGACGCGATCTGGAGTTCGCCAAGTGTATGGAACAGCGCGGCTATGAACTTAAGCCTGTCGAGGAGGATGGCGCCTGCCTGTTTCGCTCTATATCCCTTCAAATATACGGCGACGAGGAGATGCACGACGTGATCCGCCAACACACCATGGATTACATT CACGAGAATCGGGAATATTTTGGTCAGTTTGTCACCGAGGACATCAACAGCTATATACAGCGTAAACGAGCCCGGGACGCTCATGGCAACCACATTGAGATCCAGGCTATTTCAGAGATCTACAGCCGTACCGTCGAGGTCTACTGCTACCAGTCAA atCCCATCAATATATTTAACTCGGAACAGTCGCAGGCAGGTTATCCTCCGCTGCGGTTATCCTATCAGCGTGGATCGCACTACAATGCTATTTTGGATCCCTACAACGCCACCGTTGGCGTGGGCCTGGGCTTGGCTGGATACAAGCCGGAGATCCAAACCAAAGAGGCTGCGCGTCTCAGCGAGCAGTTGGAGATCGAACAA ACCATGTTTGAAGATAAACTAAAGACTACAGATTGGGAGGCCACTAACGAAGCCATTGAGGAGCAAATCGCACGCGAGTCTTACCTGCAGTGGTGCCGCGAAAACATGCAACGTTCGCGCAGCAGCAATACGGCGGCAGGATCAGCCACATCCTCGACGGTTACCTCTGCAGAAGCGCTTACCGATTCAGATGCCTCGCCCTCAAAATACTCTGTATGTGGGGGCaccggcagcagcagtaaTCCACCTGTGACTTTGACGAGCGGTAGTGGTGGTGATGGCACAGGCCCCGCGTTTTCGCTGTCCCCTAAAACACTAAGTCAGTTCAGTCACAAGCTGCCGCCTGAGGTGAACGAGCTGGGTGGCTACGATAGCGATGCTACTGACATGAGTAGTACCAGCTCGGTGGGACACTGCGGTGGCAGTTCATCACCGAGCACAGCTGCAAGCCAACGTTCCGGCAAGGGATCCAAGTCACAGCGTCGCACCACGGCTCTCAGAAAGAAGCGACGACACGAAACGCGCGAGGCGCCTTTGGCTAGCAAGAG TTCCTTCCTACCTTGCAGCGCCGAGGCTTTGGAGGCTCCGCTGAGGAAGAGTCCAAAGCGCGATTCAGCGCCATCGGTGGCACGAGCTAACACGCCAGAGGCTGAGCAGCGTCCCTCCACCTCAAAGCAGTCGTCTCATTCGCCACAGAAGAGCGGGGATGGCCAGTCACCCAGGGAGAAGAGTTACTCTAGCTTTTACCAGGAGCTGCTCGAGGCATCCTACGCCAATGAAG GCGCTAACGAGAGCGAGATGCTGCAGCAAGCCATCCAGATGTCCACACGCGATTACATGGAGGACCAAAAACGAAAGTTTCTCTGCGGACCGTAG
- the LOC6533743 gene encoding OTU domain-containing protein 5-B isoform X2 — protein sequence MTIKPVSAPPSAKRVAGNVDPDNKEAQVVVVEQSVVSQTHNHAHNHRNVVIDGQSPQRRGEVYDELARTHRCSPHKSTRSKRRDHHEAHAHLYKRDRLEREKLVHPTAAAGSGAPGVSGSKCNSPPLASTSGSSSPSAVGRNSPEHLGLGCTTVPTAQVQMSPATAAANLLKTVEETFSGYNSGDEHLQPKERLIPVEEWQRRDLEFAKCMEQRGYELKPVEEDGACLFRSISLQIYGDEEMHDVIRQHTMDYIHENREYFGQFVTEDINSYIQRKRARDAHGNHIEIQAISEIYSRTVEVYCYQSNPINIFNSEQSQAGYPPLRLSYQRGSHYNAILDPYNATVGVGLGLAGYKPEIQTKEAARLSEQLEIEQTMFEDKLKTTDWEATNEAIEEQIARESYLQWCRENMQRSRSSNTAAGSATSSTVTSAEALTDSDASPSKYSVCGGTGSSSNPPVTLTSGSGGDGTGPAFSLSPKTLSQFSHKLPPEVNELGGYDSDATDMSSTSSVGHCGGSSSPSTAASQRSGKGSKSQRRTTALRKKRRHETREAPLASKSAEALEAPLRKSPKRDSAPSVARANTPEAEQRPSTSKQSSHSPQKSGDGQSPREKSYSSFYQELLEASYANEGANESEMLQQAIQMSTRDYMEDQKRKFLCGP from the exons ATGACAATCAAGCCAGTGAGCGCACCACCGAGCGCCAAACGCGTAGCTGGAAATGTGGATCCCGATAACAAGGAGGCCCAGGTGGTTGTGGTGGAGCAGTCGGTGGTCAGCCAGACCCATAATCATGCCCACAACCACCGTAACGTCGTCATCGATGGGCAG AGCCCCCAGAGGCGTGGCGAGGTCTACGACGAACTGGCACGCACCCATCGCTGCAGCCCACACAAGAG CACACGCTCGAAGCGTCGAGATCACCACGAAGCGCATGCACACCTGTATAAGCGCGATCGTCTGGAGCGCGAGAAACTAGTCCATCCGACGGCAGCGGCGGGCAGCGGAGCACCTGGTGTATCTGGCAGTAAATGCAACAGTCCACCATTGGCCTCAACTTCTGGCAGTAGCAGTCCGTCGGCGGTGGGCAGAAACTCACCCGAACACTTGGGACTGGGTTGCACCACGGTGCCCACAGCTCAGGTCCAGATGTCTCCGGCTACGGCGGCAGCCAATTTGCTCAAAACAGTGGAGGAAACCTTTTCCGGTTACAATAGCGGCGATGAGCATCTACAGCCCAAGGAGCGATTGATTCCAGTGGAAGAGTGGCAGCGACGCGATCTGGAGTTCGCCAAGTGTATGGAACAGCGCGGCTATGAACTTAAGCCTGTCGAGGAGGATGGCGCCTGCCTGTTTCGCTCTATATCCCTTCAAATATACGGCGACGAGGAGATGCACGACGTGATCCGCCAACACACCATGGATTACATT CACGAGAATCGGGAATATTTTGGTCAGTTTGTCACCGAGGACATCAACAGCTATATACAGCGTAAACGAGCCCGGGACGCTCATGGCAACCACATTGAGATCCAGGCTATTTCAGAGATCTACAGCCGTACCGTCGAGGTCTACTGCTACCAGTCAA atCCCATCAATATATTTAACTCGGAACAGTCGCAGGCAGGTTATCCTCCGCTGCGGTTATCCTATCAGCGTGGATCGCACTACAATGCTATTTTGGATCCCTACAACGCCACCGTTGGCGTGGGCCTGGGCTTGGCTGGATACAAGCCGGAGATCCAAACCAAAGAGGCTGCGCGTCTCAGCGAGCAGTTGGAGATCGAACAA ACCATGTTTGAAGATAAACTAAAGACTACAGATTGGGAGGCCACTAACGAAGCCATTGAGGAGCAAATCGCACGCGAGTCTTACCTGCAGTGGTGCCGCGAAAACATGCAACGTTCGCGCAGCAGCAATACGGCGGCAGGATCAGCCACATCCTCGACGGTTACCTCTGCAGAAGCGCTTACCGATTCAGATGCCTCGCCCTCAAAATACTCTGTATGTGGGGGCaccggcagcagcagtaaTCCACCTGTGACTTTGACGAGCGGTAGTGGTGGTGATGGCACAGGCCCCGCGTTTTCGCTGTCCCCTAAAACACTAAGTCAGTTCAGTCACAAGCTGCCGCCTGAGGTGAACGAGCTGGGTGGCTACGATAGCGATGCTACTGACATGAGTAGTACCAGCTCGGTGGGACACTGCGGTGGCAGTTCATCACCGAGCACAGCTGCAAGCCAACGTTCCGGCAAGGGATCCAAGTCACAGCGTCGCACCACGGCTCTCAGAAAGAAGCGACGACACGAAACGCGCGAGGCGCCTTTGGCTAGCAAGAG CGCCGAGGCTTTGGAGGCTCCGCTGAGGAAGAGTCCAAAGCGCGATTCAGCGCCATCGGTGGCACGAGCTAACACGCCAGAGGCTGAGCAGCGTCCCTCCACCTCAAAGCAGTCGTCTCATTCGCCACAGAAGAGCGGGGATGGCCAGTCACCCAGGGAGAAGAGTTACTCTAGCTTTTACCAGGAGCTGCTCGAGGCATCCTACGCCAATGAAG GCGCTAACGAGAGCGAGATGCTGCAGCAAGCCATCCAGATGTCCACACGCGATTACATGGAGGACCAAAAACGAAAGTTTCTCTGCGGACCGTAG
- the LOC6533744 gene encoding uncharacterized protein LOC6533744: MKTQVIFIILFFTLVAILGANAESGTTTEASETTEASETTEASETTTAYPPAPKWSWTEFIRALNGSGSGNKFYFFF; this comes from the coding sequence ATGAAGACACAggttatatttattattttatttttcactctGGTGGCGATTTTGGGCGCCAACGCCGAAAGTGGCACAACCACTGAAGCCTCCGAAACCACTGAAGCCTCCGAAACCACTGAAGCCTCCGAAACCACGACAGCATATCCGCCAGCTCCGAAATGGTCTTGGACGGAATTTATCCGGGCTTTAAACGGCAGCGGTAGTGGAAACAAGTTCTACTTCTTTTTCTAG